One genomic region from Streptomyces sp. NBC_00582 encodes:
- a CDS encoding glycosyltransferase family 39 protein: protein MTDTSQQSPPESHTTAPPALGGRPLPLWAAPAALGAILLLAALLYGWALGSLGWGNSFYSAAVKSMGRSWTNFLFGAYDPAGVITVDKPPAALWPQVISTKIFGLHGWAMILPQLLEGVAGVFVLHRTVRRWAGEGAGLLAALVMTLTPITVAINRDNNPDTLLVLTLVTAAYALTRALQASSDRSALLWLSGSGFLIGVGFLTKMLAAWMVVPAFAAAWLVGASGPFLRRLWRLLAAGAVLAVSSLWWVAMVAVWPGERPYIGGSEDGSAWNLVVGYNGLGRVFGENGSGGGFGGGGISFGGAAGLGRLFNDQVGGQISWLLPLCAVALGVAVTVAVRRRRGRGDTGEPLAASGWILWGTWLVVCGLVFSTQEGIFHPYYTTELTPAIAALTAGLVTALARAHRAGARWAIPTGAMTVMVTMVWAVVVIRRTPSWHGWLAWLVLVVGIGAAALLGLSGLRRRLLPTALGGAVLAVLLAPAAWSVSVPGSTSAMGGTNPTAGPLTGMGFGSGSLPRGGSGSGDFEMPEGFGGNGNGGSGQLPSDGASGMPQGMPTQMPGGSAGGGSGQLPEGMPSGLPEGMEGFPGTGGGSGSGGGNGASRGMGGFGGMGGFGGDSALTSEQRKILDYAVEHSGKARIKLAVEGGANATSSYILNSDAVVIGMGGFMGTDNAPSVNQLRTWTSKGELRYVLGSGSGGGPMGSGGSASARSQWISENCTEVPASAYGGSGSSGGSSGSAGMMGGETTLYDCAAMSTTK, encoded by the coding sequence ATGACCGACACATCCCAGCAGTCGCCGCCCGAGTCGCACACCACGGCGCCCCCCGCCCTCGGTGGCCGCCCGCTGCCCCTCTGGGCCGCTCCCGCCGCGCTCGGCGCCATCCTGCTGCTGGCCGCCCTGCTGTACGGCTGGGCCCTGGGCTCGCTCGGCTGGGGAAACAGCTTCTACTCGGCCGCCGTGAAGTCCATGGGCCGCAGCTGGACGAACTTCCTCTTCGGCGCCTACGACCCGGCCGGCGTCATCACCGTCGACAAGCCCCCGGCGGCCCTGTGGCCGCAGGTGATCAGCACGAAGATCTTCGGCCTGCACGGCTGGGCGATGATCCTGCCGCAGCTCCTGGAGGGCGTCGCCGGCGTCTTCGTGCTGCACCGGACGGTGCGCCGCTGGGCGGGTGAGGGCGCCGGCCTGCTCGCCGCGCTGGTCATGACGCTCACCCCCATCACGGTGGCGATCAACCGGGACAACAACCCGGACACCCTGCTGGTGCTGACCCTGGTGACGGCCGCGTACGCGCTGACCCGTGCCCTTCAGGCGTCGTCGGACCGTTCGGCGCTGCTGTGGCTGTCGGGCAGCGGTTTCCTGATCGGAGTCGGCTTCCTGACGAAGATGCTGGCCGCCTGGATGGTGGTCCCGGCGTTCGCCGCGGCCTGGCTGGTGGGCGCTTCGGGGCCGTTCCTCAGGCGGCTGTGGCGGCTGCTGGCCGCGGGGGCGGTGCTGGCGGTGTCGTCCCTGTGGTGGGTGGCCATGGTCGCTGTGTGGCCGGGTGAGCGGCCCTACATCGGCGGCAGCGAGGACGGCTCGGCCTGGAACCTGGTCGTCGGCTACAACGGGCTGGGCCGCGTCTTCGGCGAGAACGGCTCGGGTGGCGGCTTCGGCGGTGGCGGGATCTCCTTCGGAGGCGCGGCCGGTCTGGGGCGGCTGTTCAACGACCAGGTCGGCGGGCAGATCAGTTGGCTGCTGCCGCTGTGCGCGGTGGCGCTGGGCGTCGCGGTGACGGTCGCGGTACGGCGCCGCCGTGGCCGGGGTGACACGGGCGAACCGCTCGCCGCGTCCGGCTGGATCCTGTGGGGCACCTGGCTGGTGGTCTGCGGGCTGGTGTTCTCCACGCAGGAAGGCATCTTCCACCCGTACTACACCACCGAGTTGACCCCGGCGATCGCCGCCCTCACTGCAGGTCTGGTGACCGCGCTCGCAAGGGCGCACCGGGCCGGTGCGCGCTGGGCGATCCCGACCGGGGCGATGACCGTGATGGTCACGATGGTCTGGGCGGTCGTCGTGATCCGGCGGACGCCGTCCTGGCACGGCTGGCTGGCCTGGCTCGTGCTTGTGGTGGGCATCGGCGCGGCGGCTCTTCTGGGGTTGTCCGGCCTACGGCGGCGTCTGCTGCCCACGGCGCTGGGCGGCGCGGTGCTCGCGGTGCTGCTCGCGCCCGCGGCATGGTCGGTCAGCGTGCCCGGTTCCACGTCCGCGATGGGAGGAACGAACCCGACGGCTGGGCCCCTGACGGGTATGGGCTTCGGCTCGGGTTCCCTGCCCCGGGGCGGCAGCGGCTCCGGTGACTTCGAAATGCCCGAGGGCTTCGGCGGGAACGGCAACGGCGGATCGGGACAGCTGCCGAGCGACGGCGCGAGCGGCATGCCGCAGGGCATGCCCACGCAGATGCCGGGCGGGAGCGCCGGCGGCGGCTCGGGACAGCTGCCCGAAGGGATGCCCAGCGGGCTGCCGGAAGGAATGGAGGGTTTCCCGGGCACCGGCGGCGGAAGCGGTTCCGGCGGCGGCAACGGCGCTTCCCGCGGCATGGGCGGGTTCGGCGGCATGGGCGGGTTCGGCGGCGACTCGGCCCTCACCTCCGAACAGCGCAAGATCCTCGACTACGCCGTCGAGCACTCGGGCAAGGCGCGGATCAAGCTCGCCGTCGAGGGCGGCGCCAACGCCACCTCCTCCTACATCCTGAACAGCGACGCCGTGGTCATCGGCATGGGCGGCTTCATGGGCACCGACAACGCCCCTTCGGTGAACCAGCTGCGGACCTGGACGAGCAAGGGTGAGCTGCGCTACGTCCTCGGCTCGGGCTCGGGCGGCGGCCCGATGGGGTCCGGCGGCAGTGCCTCCGCACGCTCCCAGTGGATCAGCGAGAACTGCACCGAGGTGCCCGCCTCCGCCTACGGCGGCAGCGGCTCCTCGGGCGGCTCCTCAGGTTCCGCGGGCATGATGGGCGGCGAGACGACCTTGTACGACTGCGCTGCCATGAGCACCACGAAGTAG